The sequence GATGGTGGATGCAGGCGAGTCCAAGATCTTCATGTCCACCCGGGATACCATCATCCGGGCCTATATGGCCGGCGCCATCCTTGCCCTCGCCGCCTGGTTCGCCGTCACCATCAACGTGAACACGGGCCAGCCCCTGGTTGGCGCGCTGCTGTTTCCGGTCGGCTTCGTCATGCTCTATCTGCTGGGCTTCGACCTGCTCACCGGCGTGTTCGTGCTCTCGCCGCTCGCCTTGATCGACAAGCGCCCGGGCGTCACCCTTGGGGGCGTGCTGCGCAACTGGGGCCTCGTCTTCGTCGGCAACTTCGCCGGCGCGTTCACCGTGGCCTTCATGATGGCCTTCGTCACGACCTTCGGCTTCACCCAGGCCCCTGACAAGGTCGGGGCGGCGATCGGCAACATCGGCGAGGGCCGAACGCTGGGCTACGCCGCGCACGGCGCGGCCGGCATGGCGACGCTGTTCATGCGCGGCATGCTCTGCAACTGGATGGTCTCGACCGGCGTCGTCGGCGCCATGATCTCGACCTCGGTCCCCGGCAAGGTCATCGCGATGTGGATGCCGATCCTGGTCTTCTTCTACATGGTGTTCGAGCATTCCGTCGTGAACATGTTCCTGTTCCCGTCGGGCCTGATGCTGCACGCGAAGTTCTCGATCATGGACTATCTGATCTGGAACGAGATCCCGACCGTGCTCGGCAACCTCGTCGGCGGCCTCGCCTTCACCGGCATGACCCTCTACGCCACGCACGTCATGACCCTGCCGAAGCGCCAGGCCGACAAGACTGCGAAGCCCCGCGTCGCGGCCTGATCGAATACGTCTCGACAGGGGAGCCTCGCCCGATCAGGGTGAGGCTCCCCCTTGCCGGTGATGACGATGACCCGCGGACTCCTGATTTCGATCGGCCAGCACTCCGACAGGGGTCGCAAGCCCGTCAACCAGGATTTCCACGGCGTCCTGATTCCGGAAGAGCCGCTGCTCAGCCTGAAGGGCATCGCGGCGGTTCTCGCCGACGGCATCTCCAGCAGCAGCGTGAGCCAGATCGCCAGCGAGTCGGCGGTCAAGAGCTTCCTGATGGATTACTACTGCACGTCGGAATCCTGGACGGTGAAGACCTCCGCCCGCCGCATGCTGGAAGCGACCAATTCCTGGCTGCATGCGCAGACGCGCAAGAGCCAATATGCCTATGACCGCGACAAGGGCTATGTCTGCACCCTCAGCGCCATGGTCATCAAGGCGGCCACCGCGCACATCTTCCATGTCGGCGACTGCCGTATCTACCGCGTCGCCGGCAAGGCGCTGGAGCAGCTGACCGACGATCATCGCATCATCGTGTCGTCGGAGCAGACCTATCTCGGCCGCGCGCTCGGCATCAATCCGCAGCTCGAGATCGACTACCAGACGGTCGAGGTCCAGGCGGGCGACACCTTCCTGCTGGCAACGGACGGTGCGTACGAATTCGTCGAGCCGCGTTTCGTCACGAGCGCGATCAACGAGCATGCGGCCGAGCTCGACGGCGCTGCAAAAGCGATCGTCGAGGAGGCCTATCGCCGCGGCAGCGACGACAACATCACCGTCCAGATCCTGCGCATCGATGCGGTGCCGGAGGAGGAATCCGGCGTCTTCGACCAGACCACGGCGCTACCGCTGCCGCCTCTGCTGGAGCCGCGGGCGATGTTCGATGGCTACCGGATCATCCGGGAGATCCACGGCAGCAGCCGCAGCCACATCTATCTCGCCGTCGATGCGGAGACCGAGGAAACGGTCGCGCTCAAGATTCCGTCGATCGACCTGCGCGACAACCAGGCCTATCTGAAACGTTTCCTGATGGAGGAATGGATCGCGCGGCGGATCGACAGTCCGTACGTGCTCAAGCCGCGATCGAGATCGACGCGGCGCAACTATCTTTACGTCGCGACCGAGTTCGTCGAGGGCCAGACGCTGCGGCAGTGGATGCTCGACAACCCCCGTCCCGATCTGGAGACCGTGCGCAGGATCATCGAGCAGATCGCCACCGGGCTTCGCGCCTTCCATCGCATGGAGATGCTGCACCAGGATCTCAGGCCCGATAATGTCCTGATCGACAAGACCGGCACCGCAAAGATCATCGACTTCGGATCGGTCAGGGTCGCGGGCGTCGCTGAAGCTGCGCCGAGATCGGCCGACGCGGAAATTCTCGGCACGGTCCAATACACGGCGCCGGAATATTTCCTCGGCGAGGGCGGCTCGCCCCGGTCCGACATGTTCTCGCTGGCCGCCATCTGCTACCAGATGCTCACCGGACATCTGCCCTATGGTGCTCAGCTTGCCAAGATCCGCGGACGATCGGACGCATGGAAACTGCGATACCGCCCTGCGGTCGATGCCGAGCGCGGCATCCCCGGCTGGATCGACGGCGCGCTCAGGAAGGCGCTGCATCCCGATCCCTACAAGCGCCACGAAGACCTCTCCGAGTTCGTCTTCGAGCTTAGAAATCCCAATCCGGCCTATCTCGCGACGCGGACCACGCCACTTCTGGAGCGCAATCCGCTGCTGTTCTGGAAGCTGACCACGGCGATCCTGGCCTGCGCCGTCATCGCGTTGCTCGCAGTGCTCCGGCTGCGATAGCGGGACAAGGTCGGATCACGCCGGCTCCGCCGCCTTCGTCCCCAGCGGCTTCGGCGCCATGCCGCCGCCGGGCTTGAGGTGGAATTCGTAGCTCATCAGATGCCACTTCCCGTTCGCCCTGGTGCCGTCGGGCATCGTGGGATCGTTGCGCGGCTCGACCTTGGCGACGAGGTCGTCCTTGACACCGAACACCACGTCGGAATCCAGATATTTGTCGCCATCCATGAAGACGTGGGTGATCAGCGGCTCGTGGCCCTTGGCGTTGACCAGGAAGTGCACATGCGCCGGCCGCATCGGATGGCGCTTGGTCTGCACGATCATCTCGCCGACAGGGCCATCGGTCGGGATCGGATAGCTGCACGGCAAAATGGTGCGGAAGAAGAAGCGGCCGTCATGATCGGTGATGAAGCGCGCCCGCGCGGAGGCGCCGACCTCGTCATAGTTCGCCTTCTGTGAATCGTAGAAGCCGTCGTCGTCGGCATGCCAGACATCGACGGGAACGCCTGCGAGCGGCTTGCCCTTGAGATCGGTGACGCGGCTCTGCACGAACATCCGCTCGCCCGTGAGATTGTTCGGCGAGATGTCGGTGCCATGCGCGGTCACCTTGTGCTCGCCGACATAGAACGGCCCGAGCACCGTCGTTTGGGTGGCGCCCTCGCGGTCCCTGTGGTTGACGGCGTCGACCAGCATGGAGACGCCGAGCACGTCGGACAGCAGGATGAATTCCTGGCGGGTGTCGGTGCATTTCTGCCCGGTTCGGGTCAGGAAACCGATGGCGTATTCCCATTCCTCGAAGGTGAGACCGGTCTTGCTCACGTAATCGTGCAGCGACTTCACCAATTCCTGGAGCAGGAATTTTGCCCGCGTATCAGGCGTCTGGTCGAAGCTTCTGACGACGGCTTCGGTGAGTTCGGTCTCGTTGAACTGGGTCATGGTGCGTTTGCCCTCGCGTTTTTTCGTTGGCCCGGGCGGGCTCCCTGGAGGTGTTCCAGGCTGGACTCTACACCAGTCGGCGGCCCCGCGTTAAGCGCGACTGGCTTGGAATGGGGCCGCCATTTGGCTATCACCTTCTTGAGAAACTGCCCGGAGGAACTGATGCTCGCCCCCACCCCCGCCTCGCCCGAATCCGTCGGCATGTCCAAGGCCGCGCTCGACCGCGTCGATGCGCATCTGAAGAAGCGGTACATCGATGCCGGCCGTTTCCCGGGCACGCAGCTCCTGGTCTATCGCCGCGGCAAGATCGCCCACAGCTCGGTGCAGGGCCTTGCCGATGTCGAGCGCAAGGTGCCGGTGAAAGACGACACCATCTACCGCATCTATTCCATGACCAAGCCCCTCACCAGCGTCGCCTTCATGATGCTGGTCGAGGAAGGCCTCGTCGCGATCGACGAGCCCGTCGCCAAGTACATTCCGGAGTGGAAGGATCTCGGCGTGTTCGTCGCCGGCACCGCGCCTTCCTTCCTGACCCGGCCGCCGTCCCGGCCGATGCTGATCGTCGACCTCTTGCGCCACACCTCCGGCCTCACCTACGGCTTCCAGCAGCGTTCCAATGTCGATGCCGCCTATCGCGCCGAGAAACTCGGCGAGGTCGAGAAGTCAGGCACGCTGCAGACCATGATCGATAGCCTCGCAAAGATCCCGCTGGAGTTCTCGCCGGGCGAATCCTGGAACTATTCGGTCGCGACCGACGTGATCGGCTACCTCATCGGCAAGATCTCAGGCGTGCCGTTCGAGCAGTTCCTCAAGACACGCATTCTCGATCCGCTCGGCATGACCGACACCGATTTCCACGTGCCGGCCTCCAAGGCGCACCGCTTCGCGGCCTGCTATTCGGCGGACCCGGGCGGCGGCATGACCTTCCATGCCGGCCAGCGCCGCGAGGGGTTGACGCTTCAGGACGATCCGACGACGAGCTCGTTTCTGTCACCGCCCTCCTTCATCTCCGGCGGCGGCGGATTGTGCTCGACGGCCGCCGACTATCTCACCTTCTGCCGCGCGCTGCTCAACGGCGGCGAGCTCGGCGGCGTCAGGCTGATCGGGCCGAAGACGCTGGCGCTGATGACGACCAACCACATTCCGGGCGGCCGCGCGCTACCGGAAGTGTCGCGTTCGCTGTTCTCGGAAGCCACCTATAACGGCATCGGCTTCGGCCTCGGCTTCGCCGTGACCATGCGCCCGGCCGAGACGCTGATCGCCGGCAGCCCCGGCGAATACAATTGGGGCGGCGCGGCCACGACCTCGTTCTGGATCGATCCGGCCGAGGAGCTGATCACGATCTTCATGACGCAGGTTCTGCCGTCGAGCGCCTATCCGCTCCGCCGCGAGCTGCGCAGCATGGTCTACGCCGCGATCACCGAGAGCAATCTGTAACCCATTGAACTGATCCCGCGGCCGGCAGCCGCGGGATCGCACGATCGGACGCTCATTTCAGCATCTCCGGCACGATCAGGCGCGGCAGGAACAGCGACACGCTCGGCCAGACGATAAGTGCCGCCAGCACGAGCAGCATCGGAACCAGCATGATCGCGGTGTCCTTCAGCGCATAGCGCAGCCGCACGCCGGCGACCGAGCAGGCGATCATCAGGCATAGACCGTAAGGGGGCGTCACCAGTCCGAAGGCCAGCGAGACGATCGATATGATCGCGAACTGGACCGGATGCAGGTCGACCGACTTCGCCAGCGGCTCCAGCACGGTGCCGACGATGATGATGGCCGGGATGGCGTCGAGGAAGCAGCCCACCACCAGAAAGCAGAAGCAGATGAAGAAGCCGGCCGCGACGGGGCCCATGCCCCATGCCGAGACGTTGGCCAGCAGCTCCTGCGGGATCCTGTAATAGGCGAGCAGCCAGCCGAACGCGCTTGCGGTGCCGACACAGAACAGCGCGACGCCGGCAAGACGCCCGGTGTCGAGAAAGGCCTTGTACAATTCGCGCGGACCCGTCTCGCGGTAGAAGAACGCCGAGAGCGCCACGGAATAGAGCACCGCGACGCAGGCGGACTCGGTTGCGGTGAACCAGCCGAGCAGAATGCCGCCGACGATGATGAACGGCGTCATCATGGCCGGTATCGACCGCCAGATGGCGCATCGCATCTCGACCCAGGTCGCCTTCGGATAGGTCGGGTAGCCGCGGCGCACCGCATAGATGTGCACCGTCGCCATCTGCGCGCCCGCGATCAGCAGACCCGGCACGATGCCGGCCAGATACATCGCCGCAATCGAGGTCGAGATCAGCCCGCCCCACACGATCATGAGGATCGACGGCGGGATGATCACCGCCAGAACCGCCGACACCGCCGTGATGGCGATGGAAAACGAGAGGTCGTAGCCCTCCTTGGTCTGCGCATCGATGAAGATCTTTGACTGGCTCGCCGCGTCGGCGGTCGACGAGCCCGAGATGCCGGCAAAGAACACCGACAGCACGACATTGATCTGCGCCAGCGATCCCGGCCAGTGCCCGACCATTGAGCGCGACAGCGCCACCAGGCGATCGGTGATGCCGCCGATGCTCATCAGGTTCGCCGTCAGCAGGAAGAACGGTACCGCCAGCAGGATGAATGAATTGTACGCATTGAAGGTTTCCTGCGCGAGCGTCATCAGCGACAGACGCGGCTCGATCAGCAGGATCGGCACGCAGGCAAGACCGAGTGCGAAGGCGACCGGCACGCGCACGATGAGCAGGCCAATGAAAACCCCGAACAGCACCATCGCAGCCTGTCCGGCAGAGAGTACATTGCCGCTCATCGCCGTGCCCCGACCAGAATGCGCATTTCATCGACGATCTGTTCGCCGGCAAAGACGATCCACGTCGCGCCGGTCACCGGCCAGGCGACGTGAATCAGCCAGAGCGGCAGATCGGCCAGCTCGGACGTTCTGTTCCAGGCAAAGCGGGTGAACTCCAGGCCGGCGAACACGAACACCAGCGCCAGCGCCAGCACCCCGAGCCGCGCGAGGATCCGCACCGCAGCCTCCGACCGGCGCGACAGGTCCGGCCACACGTCGACCTCGAAATGCTGCGCTTCCCGCACACCGACCATGGCGCCGATCATGATCGTCCAGACGAACAGGAAGCGCGCCATTTCCTCCGTCCAGATGTAGGACGGAATGAAGGGCGTGTAGCGCGAGATGATCTGCAGCGTCACGGGGACGACGAGAATGCCGACGCAGGCCGCGAGCAGGATTTCCAATAGTTTCGCATAGGCCGCCGTGACGCGGCGCCACAGCGACGGTGTGGACGGGACGGGCATGTCAGACATTGGGACTCCCAGCGGCAGCGCATCCGCCACGGCCGGGCAAGAAGCGGGGCTTGCCCGGAGGTGCCGTCGGCGGATGCAACGAGCTCAGGCGACGTTGATCTTCTCGAAAATGCCCTCCGCGCCAATCTCCTTGGCGTAGGTGGCCATCACGGGATCGGCGAGCTTCTTCATGGCCTCCCGCTCCTCGAAGGGAACGCGCTTGAGCTTGCCGGCCTTCTCGAGCGTGTCGAGCTTGACGACCTCCTCGCTCGACTCGAGCTGACGGCCGTAGTCGCCGGCCTCCTTGCCGGCCTTCATGATCGCGTCCTGCAAATCCTTCGGCAACGTCTTCAGCGTCTTCACCGAGAAGCAGATCGGCCGGATCGAGACGGCATGCTGGGTGAGGCTGAGATGCGGGGCCACCTCGTAGAACTTCATCGCCTCGACGCCCGCCGCCTCGTTCTCGCCGGCCGATATCACGCCGTTCTGGATCGCATTGTAGATTTCGTTATAGGCGATCACGGTCGGGCTCATGCCGACAGCCGCAAAGGTCTTCGACCAGATCGGTGCGCCCTGCACGCGAACCTTGAGACCCTTGAGATCGGCGAGATTCTTGAGCGGCTTGTTGGCGAAGATGTTGCGGATGCCGCCGCCTGAATAACCGATCAGAACGACCTCGGCTTTCGCCGCGACCTCGTCGGCGATCGGTGCCAGGATATTGGCTTCGACGACCTTGTTCATGTGCTCGATGCCCTTGAACACGAAGGGCGCATCGATGAACGGAGCCGCCTTGGCGAAGGTCGACATGTGAGCCGGCGAGACGATGCCGTAATCGACCGCCTTGCCCTGCGACATGTACTCGAAATACTGCTTCTCGAGGCCGAGCGAGGAGTTCTTGTGCAAGGTGAAATTGACGGGCTTGCCGTAGTATTTCTTCACCAGCTCCTCGAACCGGATCAATGCCCGGTTGAAGGCATGGTCGTCGTTGAACTGCACCGCACCGTTCAGCGCGATCGGCGCCTGCGCCCTGAGGATCGACGGCATGCCGATCGCGGCTGCCGCAGTGGTTGCACCGATACCACCGAGAAATGATCGTCGCTTCATCGTCTCCCCTCCCTTTGATGCTCCGGCCCTGTCGCCGGGCCGTGCGTGCAGCCGGTATGCGGCTTGCGAGGGGAAGCGTATGAAAAACCCCGGCGGGACGGAAGTCATTTCGCGCGCGCTGGAGGTACTCTTCGTCGCAGGACTTGCGCCTGCGCGACCTGCTGCACTGCAACTCGCGTTCCTGTCGGCGGCACGCCGCGTGAGCGGCCTCCCCGCTCCCGGCGGAAACAAGACGGCGGACCTGTGCGCTGCACGCACAGACCCGCGCGTCTTCCACGGCCGACCTAGTGCATATGACCAATCAGATAGATGCCGCCGCCGATCACAATGATCGCCGGCACGGCCCAGAGAATGAATACTGGCATCACATGCTCCTTAATTGGATGTGCAGACCTTGACGGTCTTCATGCCGCTCTCAGCCTCTGTGCGCGTCTTGTAGACCATGCCCGACGGGCTGACGACGGTCATGGACGCGTCGGTCGGCTTCTTGTCGACGATGGTGCACTTCTTGGTCTTGACGTCCTGGACCACGTAGAACTCGTCGGCCGCGAACGCCGGCAGGGAAAACGCAGCAACCATCAGTGCTGCAGTCGCCATCTTCAGCATCATCTTGTCTCCTCCTCCAATTGCCGGATTTCGGTCCGGTCGATTCAGAAACGGGAAAAAATGGTATTTTGTTCCTATCCTCGGGGAACGTCGCGCGCGGCGAAAGGTTGTTGCGGCGCTTATGCTTGTGAGGAGGACAAGATGAAGAAGCTGTTCCTGTTATCCGCCGCGGCCGTTCTGATTTCGACCGGCGCATTCGCGCAATCCACCGTGACCACGACCGGAACCGGTCACGCCGCGGTCGTTCAGATCGAGCCGCAATACCGCACCAAGATCAAATCCTACGTCACCGAGCACCGGGTGCGTCCGGTTACGACGAAGGAGAAGATCATCGTCGGCGCAACGGTGCCGAGCGAGGTCGAGCTCGAAGCGGTTCCGGCCGATTGGGGCCCGTCCCTCACCAAATATCGCTACGTCTATTCCGGCGAACGCGTGATGCTGGTGGATCCGGGCACGCGGACCGTCGTTCAGGAAATCGATTGATCAGGACTGACGGACGAGCGGCCGCCGCGAAGGCGGCCGCCAGCCGGAGTTGACCGCATGAAACCGCATCGAGAGGCGCGGATCGCCGGGCTCAGTCTGGCGGCCATCTACGTCGTGTGTCTGCTGCTGACCGCGATCAGCATGAGCTGAGGCGCAGGGCTCCCCGCACTGCGCTGCAAAATCCTTCCGGACCGCTCGTCACAAGCGAAAATCGTAGCGCCCTGCCAGTCCTGCCCGTATGGTTCTCGCCAAAATCATAAGCCGGCGCCGCCGCGCCGGAAGCGGGACAAGCGCGTTTGTCAAAGCTCACCCTGCCGGTCCGGCTCGCTCTCCTGGTCGCGGGAACGATGTTGCCGATGATCGTCTTCGCGGTCGGCATCGCCTTCTACCATTACAAGCAGGACCGCAGCGACGCGACCCGCCGCGTGCTGGAGAACGTCCGCAGCATGCGCCTCGTGCTGGATTCCGAGGTGCAGCGGATGACCGGCAGCTTGCAGGTGCTGGCGCTGACGAACTCGCTGCGCAACGACGACTTCCAGAACTTTCGCCGCATCGCGCTCGGCTTCCTCGACCAGTACGGCAAGGGCGGCCTGTTGCTGATCTCCGACCGCAAGGGCCGATTGCTGTTCTCCTCGACGACGGAGGACACCGCGAGCCTGCCGCTGCGTGGCAATCTCGCCATCGTCGAGAACGTGTTCGCGACCAGAACGCCGCAATATTCCGACCTGTTCACCGGCGCGATCAATGGGCGTCAGGTGTTGACCGTCGAGGTGCCGGTGTTCCGGAACGGCGAGGTGATCTATGACCTCTGCTTCAGCCCGCCGATCGGCATCTTCCAGGAGCTGGTCGAGAAGCAGCGGCCCGACCAGAAGTGGACAGTGTCCCTGCTCGACACCACAGGCACGGTATTCGCCCGCGTGCCTAATCCCGCTGAAAACTTCGGCAAGCGCGCATCGCCTTCGCTGTACGAGGAAATGTTTCGCGCTCCCGAGGCAACGCTGTCGTCGGTCTCGCTCGACGGCGTCGCGCTCGCCTCCGCCTACACCCGATCTCGGCTCACCGGATGGACGGTGGCCGCGGGCGTCCCCGAAAGCTCGTTGATCGCCCCGCTCTGGCGCAACATTGCGATCACCGGCCTGATCGGCGGCATCTTGCTGCTGATCGGCCTCACCTTCGCGGTGCGGATGGCAACCACGATCGCGCGCGGCGAGATGCTGCACAATCTCCTGATCGAGGAGCTCAACCACCGCGTCAAGAACACGCTGGCCTTGATGCAGGCGATCGCGGTGCAGACCTTCCGCAGTGCCAGTCGTGACGAGCGGGCCAAGTTCGAGGGACGGCTCGGCGCGCTCGCCCAGGCGCATAATCTGCTCAGCCAGGAGAAATGGGTGGGCTCGGAGCTGAGGGAGGTGATCGCCCGTGCGCTTCAACCGTTCCTGCTGAGCAACGCCGACCGCATCCGGATGGCCGGCCCTACGGTGCCGCTGTCGCCGCGGCTTGCGGTGGTGCTGTCGATGATCGTGCACGAGATCGCCACCAATGCGGCGAAATACGGCGCGCTGTCGAACGAGACCGGCCGGGTGACGCTCGACTGGGAGGTCATCGCCGATACACCGAAGCCGCGGCTGCGCCTGATCTGGACCGAGATCGGCGGACCGCCGGTGACCGCGCCGGTGCGGCGCGGCTTCGGCTCGCGCCTGATCGAGCGCAGCGCCCGCGACCAGCTCGGCGGCGAGGCAACCGTCGACTTCCTTCCGCGCGGCGTCGTCTGCACGGTGACTTGCATGCTGGACGAGACGCGCTGAACAGGGACCATCGAGCAGCGGTGCCGACCTGCTCGTTAGCTCGCCCTTTGACGGCTTGCCGCTCTTTCACAAGCCATTTCGACGGCATCTAACCGTCTCTCGCGCGATCTCCGTTCAACACCGCGACAGCTCGACGCCGCCCGGCGTGCGTTTGCGAAAACGCGCGCCTGCCCTGAGCAGGATCGGACAAAGCACGACCGCTTCAGGAAAGACGCTGTTCCGTCACCCGCATAGAACGCGCACCGACCCGTACAAATACGGACGGCTGATGTGCAGCCTGAGACGATCAGGAGGAGCCGCACAATGATTGGGAGCACCGCACTCATGCGCAATCCCTCGCCCAAGGGCTTGCCACCCCCACCCGGCACACAGCCTGACGATGGCGAGACGTCCCAGCTGCGCGCTGCCGATGCGGAGATGGCGCGCGTGCTCAAGACGAAGCCACTTCGCATGGCCTCCGATTCCCAGAGCGGCACGATTGCCTATTGGAAGCACGAGCCGCTGCACGACGTAGTCGAACCCATGGCCGATCACGTCATCATGACCTATCCCGCCGGCTCACAGGCACTGGAGCGGCGCAGCGGAAAATCGGCTGCGATCAGCACGGCGCGACCCGGCGTCGTCACGATCATTCCGGCCGGATCGACCTCGCGATGGGACATTCACCGTTCGATGCATGTCGTTCAGCTCTATCTTCCGCAGCGAACGCTGCTGCGTATCGCCGATGAAGCCGGCACGGCGAGCCCCGGCGACCTCCTGGAAAGAACCGGGCATCCCGACGCCATCACGTCCCGCCTGCTGCTGAGCGCAGCCGACTCGCTCGAAGGCAGCGCCACGCTCGACACGCTGTTCAGGCAGCAGCTGACCGATCTCCTCGCCACGCGCGTGCTCGCGGCCCATGCCGGCGTGCCGGCCGCGCCGCAGCCGATCATCGGCGGCCTCTCGCCAACGGTCCTGCGTCGGTCCATCGAGCGCCTTCGCTCGGACAGCGATGCGGATGTGTCGCTCTCGGCGCTGGCCTCCGACGCCGGTCTGTCGCGTTTCCATTTCTGCCGCTCCTTCAAGGAGAGCACCGGACTCTCGCCGCATGCCTGGCTGCGCCAGCACCGGCTCGAGCAGGCCATGAACATGCTGCGGGAGACCGACGAACCGGTCGTCTCGATCGCCGCAGCGCTCGGCTATTCCACGCAGACCGCCTTCGCCGCCGCATTCAAGAAGCTGACGGGTGAAACGCCGAGCGATTGGCGCAGACGGACGCGTTAGCAGCAATCCCGCGACAGCGACGGCAATCGCTCTGGGGCGGTCGAGTATCTGGTTCGCTAGATATCTCAGGAACGGACCACGCGGACGGAGACGAACAATGGACTGGAAACGCCTTGCAATTGCACCGCGCCGCAAAGCCACCGCAACGGCGCTCCTGTACGGGCTCTCGCTGACCGTGCGTCTCACCTCGCCGACAGCCGAGGAGGCGCCGGCACAGAGCGCCAGTCCCCTGGCGTCAATCCTGATCAATCATGATTGGCCGAGGAAACCAGCGGTGCCGGCCGCCCTGCGCGGCTGGCCATCGAGCCCGAGAAGCTGCCAGGCGGCCTGTGGAAGCCCCGCGCTGCTGTCGTCCCTGCCAGCTTGTACCGCGCCGTAACGGGCAACCGGCCTCCGCTTCACCTCTTCGCGTCATCGCCGATCGCAGCAGGCTCCGCCGACCTTGGGCGGCAGCGACGACGCACGTCTGTCCCGACCACCGAACTCAGGAGTGAACCACATGCGACTGCTCATCATCGGCGCCGGCTTTGCCGGCATGTATGCCGCCCTCTCCGCCGCCCGTCTGCGCGACATCCAGGGCGCATCCCCCGGCGATCTCGAGATCGCGCTGATCGCACCCGAGCCGACGCTGGTGGTCCGCCCGCGGCTCTACGAGCCGAAGCCGGAAACGCTGACGGCGCCGCTGCTCGACGTCCTCCAGGCGATCGACGTCAACTACATCCAGGGCAGCGCCGAGACCGTGAACACCGAAGCGCGGACGGTGCAGATCACGTCTCCCAAGGGTCCGCGCAGGACCCTGTCCTACGACCGTCTGGTGATCGCGACCGGCAGCCGCCTGTTCCGGCCCGACATTCCCGGCCTCGCCGAGCACGGGTTCAGCGTCGATTCGCTCGATGACGCCATCGCGCTGGACAAGCATCTGCACGGGCTTGCCGACCGGCCGGCCGTGAACGGGCGCGACACGGTCGTCGTCGCCGGCGGCGGCTTTACGGGCATCGAAGCCGCAACCGAGCTGCCCGCGCGCCTGCGCAAGATCCTCGGCAAGGATTCGAAGACACGCGTGATCATCGTCGAGCGCAACGGCGCGATCGCTCCGGATATGGGTGAAGGCCCCCGTCCGCTCATCGCGGACGCCCTGCGCAAGCTCGGCGTTGAGACCCGGCTCGGGGCCTGCGTCGCCTCGCTCGACA is a genomic window of Bradyrhizobium sp. CB1717 containing:
- a CDS encoding TRAP transporter small permease is translated as MSDMPVPSTPSLWRRVTAAYAKLLEILLAACVGILVVPVTLQIISRYTPFIPSYIWTEEMARFLFVWTIMIGAMVGVREAQHFEVDVWPDLSRRSEAAVRILARLGVLALALVFVFAGLEFTRFAWNRTSELADLPLWLIHVAWPVTGATWIVFAGEQIVDEMRILVGARR
- a CDS encoding bifunctional protein-serine/threonine kinase/phosphatase produces the protein MTMTRGLLISIGQHSDRGRKPVNQDFHGVLIPEEPLLSLKGIAAVLADGISSSSVSQIASESAVKSFLMDYYCTSESWTVKTSARRMLEATNSWLHAQTRKSQYAYDRDKGYVCTLSAMVIKAATAHIFHVGDCRIYRVAGKALEQLTDDHRIIVSSEQTYLGRALGINPQLEIDYQTVEVQAGDTFLLATDGAYEFVEPRFVTSAINEHAAELDGAAKAIVEEAYRRGSDDNITVQILRIDAVPEEESGVFDQTTALPLPPLLEPRAMFDGYRIIREIHGSSRSHIYLAVDAETEETVALKIPSIDLRDNQAYLKRFLMEEWIARRIDSPYVLKPRSRSTRRNYLYVATEFVEGQTLRQWMLDNPRPDLETVRRIIEQIATGLRAFHRMEMLHQDLRPDNVLIDKTGTAKIIDFGSVRVAGVAEAAPRSADAEILGTVQYTAPEYFLGEGGSPRSDMFSLAAICYQMLTGHLPYGAQLAKIRGRSDAWKLRYRPAVDAERGIPGWIDGALRKALHPDPYKRHEDLSEFVFELRNPNPAYLATRTTPLLERNPLLFWKLTTAILACAVIALLAVLRLR
- a CDS encoding serine hydrolase domain-containing protein, with protein sequence MLAPTPASPESVGMSKAALDRVDAHLKKRYIDAGRFPGTQLLVYRRGKIAHSSVQGLADVERKVPVKDDTIYRIYSMTKPLTSVAFMMLVEEGLVAIDEPVAKYIPEWKDLGVFVAGTAPSFLTRPPSRPMLIVDLLRHTSGLTYGFQQRSNVDAAYRAEKLGEVEKSGTLQTMIDSLAKIPLEFSPGESWNYSVATDVIGYLIGKISGVPFEQFLKTRILDPLGMTDTDFHVPASKAHRFAACYSADPGGGMTFHAGQRREGLTLQDDPTTSSFLSPPSFISGGGGLCSTAADYLTFCRALLNGGELGGVRLIGPKTLALMTTNHIPGGRALPEVSRSLFSEATYNGIGFGLGFAVTMRPAETLIAGSPGEYNWGGAATTSFWIDPAEELITIFMTQVLPSSAYPLRRELRSMVYAAITESNL
- a CDS encoding TRAP transporter large permease, producing the protein MSGNVLSAGQAAMVLFGVFIGLLIVRVPVAFALGLACVPILLIEPRLSLMTLAQETFNAYNSFILLAVPFFLLTANLMSIGGITDRLVALSRSMVGHWPGSLAQINVVLSVFFAGISGSSTADAASQSKIFIDAQTKEGYDLSFSIAITAVSAVLAVIIPPSILMIVWGGLISTSIAAMYLAGIVPGLLIAGAQMATVHIYAVRRGYPTYPKATWVEMRCAIWRSIPAMMTPFIIVGGILLGWFTATESACVAVLYSVALSAFFYRETGPRELYKAFLDTGRLAGVALFCVGTASAFGWLLAYYRIPQELLANVSAWGMGPVAAGFFICFCFLVVGCFLDAIPAIIIVGTVLEPLAKSVDLHPVQFAIISIVSLAFGLVTPPYGLCLMIACSVAGVRLRYALKDTAIMLVPMLLVLAALIVWPSVSLFLPRLIVPEMLK
- a CDS encoding formate/nitrite transporter family protein, whose amino-acid sequence is MSYLAPSEFVTKMVDAGESKIFMSTRDTIIRAYMAGAILALAAWFAVTINVNTGQPLVGALLFPVGFVMLYLLGFDLLTGVFVLSPLALIDKRPGVTLGGVLRNWGLVFVGNFAGAFTVAFMMAFVTTFGFTQAPDKVGAAIGNIGEGRTLGYAAHGAAGMATLFMRGMLCNWMVSTGVVGAMISTSVPGKVIAMWMPILVFFYMVFEHSVVNMFLFPSGLMLHAKFSIMDYLIWNEIPTVLGNLVGGLAFTGMTLYATHVMTLPKRQADKTAKPRVAA
- a CDS encoding dioxygenase yields the protein MTQFNETELTEAVVRSFDQTPDTRAKFLLQELVKSLHDYVSKTGLTFEEWEYAIGFLTRTGQKCTDTRQEFILLSDVLGVSMLVDAVNHRDREGATQTTVLGPFYVGEHKVTAHGTDISPNNLTGERMFVQSRVTDLKGKPLAGVPVDVWHADDDGFYDSQKANYDEVGASARARFITDHDGRFFFRTILPCSYPIPTDGPVGEMIVQTKRHPMRPAHVHFLVNAKGHEPLITHVFMDGDKYLDSDVVFGVKDDLVAKVEPRNDPTMPDGTRANGKWHLMSYEFHLKPGGGMAPKPLGTKAAEPA